From the genome of Prevotella herbatica, one region includes:
- a CDS encoding NAD(P)/FAD-dependent oxidoreductase, with product MSLNVEKGNKKRVVIVGGGFGGLKLATSLHHSGLQVILIDKNNYHQFPPLIYQVASAGMEPSSISFPFRKIFQNRKDFYFRMAEVRAVFPDKKIIQTSIGKVDYDYLVFAAGATTNFYGNKHIAEEAMPMKNVAEAMGLQNAILANIERSITCANNVERQELLNVVIVGGGATGVEVAGVLSEMKHTILPHDYPDLDSSLMNIYLIEAGNRLLSAMSAESSAKAEEFLRKMGVNILLNKKVTDYRDHKVVLADGSEIATRTFIWVSGIAGVPIANMDKSFLGRGNRIKVDEYNRVSGMENVFAIGDQCIMSGDKDYPNGHPQLAQVSIQQGKLLSKNLRRLVKGKSMTPFSYKNLGSMATVGRNKAVAEFSKIKLQGFVAWVLWLVVHLRSILGVRNKVIVLLNWIWNYFNYNQSLRMIFYPKKAKEVIDREAREAVTHWGEDLLKEENCE from the coding sequence ATGAGCTTAAACGTAGAAAAGGGAAATAAAAAAAGAGTAGTTATTGTAGGCGGAGGTTTCGGTGGCTTGAAATTAGCTACCAGTCTACACCATTCAGGTTTGCAGGTAATCTTGATAGACAAGAATAATTATCATCAATTTCCACCACTTATCTATCAGGTGGCTTCTGCCGGTATGGAGCCTAGTTCAATATCATTCCCATTTAGAAAGATATTCCAGAATCGCAAAGATTTCTATTTCCGCATGGCTGAAGTTAGAGCCGTGTTCCCGGATAAGAAGATCATCCAGACATCAATCGGAAAGGTTGACTATGATTACCTTGTGTTTGCTGCAGGAGCAACGACAAATTTTTATGGTAACAAGCATATTGCTGAAGAAGCAATGCCTATGAAGAATGTTGCCGAGGCAATGGGACTGCAGAATGCTATTCTTGCAAATATTGAACGCTCAATTACTTGCGCCAATAACGTTGAACGTCAGGAATTACTCAATGTTGTTATCGTTGGCGGTGGAGCAACTGGTGTTGAGGTTGCTGGTGTACTTTCAGAGATGAAGCATACTATCTTGCCACATGACTATCCCGATCTAGACAGTAGTTTGATGAATATATATCTGATTGAAGCAGGTAATCGTCTCCTTTCTGCCATGTCGGCTGAATCTTCAGCTAAAGCAGAGGAATTCTTGCGTAAAATGGGAGTTAATATCTTGCTAAATAAGAAGGTTACTGATTATCGTGACCATAAGGTTGTGCTTGCTGACGGAAGTGAAATCGCAACTCGTACATTTATATGGGTAAGTGGTATTGCTGGTGTTCCGATAGCCAATATGGATAAGTCTTTCTTAGGAAGAGGCAACCGTATTAAGGTTGATGAATATAACAGAGTTTCTGGTATGGAAAACGTATTTGCGATTGGTGACCAGTGTATTATGAGTGGTGATAAGGACTATCCTAATGGACATCCACAGTTGGCTCAGGTATCAATACAGCAAGGAAAACTACTTTCTAAGAATCTTCGTCGTCTTGTTAAGGGAAAGAGCATGACACCATTCTCTTATAAGAACCTTGGCTCAATGGCCACAGTAGGAAGAAATAAAGCTGTTGCTGAGTTCAGCAAGATAAAGCTTCAGGGATTTGTTGCATGGGTTTTGTGGCTTGTTGTTCACTTGCGTTCTATACTTGGTGTTCGCAATAAGGTTATCGTGCTACTCAACTGGATATGGAACTATTTTAACTACAATCAGTCTTTGCGAATGATTTTCTATCCAAAGAAAGCTAAGGAAGTTATTGATAGAGAGGCACGAGAGGCTGTTACGCATTGGGGTGAAGATTTACTGAAAGAGGAAAATTGTGAATAA
- a CDS encoding ABC transporter permease, which produces MTTFISFIIKEARHILRDRRTLLILIGMPIVMMFLFGFAITTEVRNVRIVLVSSSIDKTTQKIANRLDASTYFNITAMARNTDEAKTMLEGNKAEMAIIFSPDFASHIYDGEARVQIIADCADPNMAIQQSNYASQIILSELSSAGVSNGSALIKLMYNPRMESAYNFVPGVMGMILMIICAMMTSISIVREKERGTMEILLVSPVRPILIIIAKMIPYLVLGIVDLILILTISYFVLHVPIAGSLLSLSAVSILFIIVALSLGLLISVLTETQVAAMLASGMMLLMPSILMSGMIYPIESMPVVLQFIAHLVPASWFISACRKIMIMGVSITMVWKEVCVMTIMAILLLTISLKKFKKRLE; this is translated from the coding sequence ATGACAACATTCATATCATTTATAATAAAAGAGGCACGCCATATATTGCGTGACCGTCGCACACTACTAATACTTATCGGTATGCCGATAGTAATGATGTTTCTGTTTGGATTTGCCATCACCACAGAGGTGCGCAATGTGCGCATCGTGCTTGTTTCGTCTTCGATAGACAAGACTACTCAGAAAATAGCCAATCGTCTTGATGCATCTACATACTTCAATATCACGGCAATGGCTAGAAATACGGATGAGGCTAAGACGATGCTTGAAGGAAACAAGGCTGAAATGGCTATCATATTCAGTCCTGATTTTGCCAGTCACATATATGATGGTGAGGCTAGGGTGCAAATTATTGCCGACTGTGCCGATCCTAACATGGCAATACAACAAAGTAATTATGCCAGTCAGATTATACTTTCAGAATTGTCATCGGCTGGAGTATCCAATGGTAGTGCGTTGATAAAACTTATGTATAATCCACGCATGGAGAGTGCTTATAATTTTGTACCCGGAGTAATGGGAATGATTTTGATGATAATATGCGCAATGATGACTTCAATCAGTATTGTTCGCGAGAAGGAACGTGGCACGATGGAGATACTGCTTGTGTCGCCAGTTCGCCCGATACTTATTATTATAGCCAAGATGATACCATATCTTGTTCTCGGCATTGTAGACCTGATATTGATTCTAACTATATCATATTTTGTATTACATGTGCCTATAGCTGGTAGTCTGTTATCCCTTTCGGCAGTATCTATATTGTTTATAATAGTAGCGTTGTCGTTAGGACTCCTTATAAGTGTTCTTACCGAAACTCAGGTGGCAGCAATGTTAGCCTCAGGAATGATGCTTCTCATGCCTAGCATATTAATGTCAGGAATGATATACCCTATAGAGAGTATGCCAGTCGTGTTGCAGTTTATTGCTCATCTTGTGCCAGCTTCGTGGTTTATTTCTGCATGCAGAAAGATCATGATAATGGGCGTAAGCATCACAATGGTTTGGAAAGAAGTGTGCGTTATGACAATTATGGCGATATTGCTTCTTACCATTAGTCTCAAAAAGTTCAAGAAAAGATTAGAGTAG
- a CDS encoding TolC family protein → MRIRMILLGLIMATTGCYAQLTLLQCRQKAHDNYPLIKQYDLVERLRDYNIANASVANLPQVSVTGLATYHTDMLKGNMASAIDTKSYLYGGMLQVSQNVYDGGAVSSRKSITKADANVSTEQLNVSMYDVNSRVDQMFFGTLLLDEQIKQNKLLQEDLALSRKSIDAMMKNGIANQSDIDAIKVEQLNAEQQMKSLIEQRHSYIMMLAIFIDEKIDDNITLSRPSDDMPESMEVKRPEMKLFDAQTILLNEREKALDVNLKPKFGLFVSGLVGNTGLDLINKSMLMAGAKLTWNIGGLYTRKNDKRQIEANRQQIESNRQTFLFNTRLQTVGETSVINDLKEKIKTDDDIVVLRTNIRSKAERKVENGTLTINEMLRQINAESEAKQAKALHEIQLLKEIYQLKNIGNY, encoded by the coding sequence ATGAGAATAAGAATGATTCTTTTGGGACTGATTATGGCAACCACAGGATGCTACGCCCAACTAACATTACTTCAATGTAGACAGAAAGCGCATGATAATTATCCGCTTATAAAGCAATATGATTTGGTTGAGCGATTGCGTGACTATAATATTGCCAATGCTTCTGTCGCTAATTTACCACAAGTTTCTGTAACTGGTTTGGCAACATATCATACAGATATGCTTAAAGGTAATATGGCTTCAGCTATTGATACTAAAAGCTATCTCTATGGTGGAATGTTGCAAGTATCTCAGAATGTATATGATGGTGGCGCTGTTTCTTCTCGTAAGAGTATAACCAAAGCCGATGCGAATGTGAGTACAGAACAGTTAAATGTTTCAATGTATGATGTAAATTCAAGAGTAGATCAAATGTTTTTTGGAACGTTGCTCCTTGACGAGCAAATCAAGCAGAATAAACTTTTGCAGGAAGACTTGGCGCTTAGTAGGAAAAGTATAGACGCTATGATGAAGAATGGTATAGCCAATCAGAGCGATATTGATGCTATAAAGGTTGAACAATTGAACGCAGAACAACAGATGAAGAGCTTGATAGAACAACGACACTCATATATTATGATGTTGGCTATTTTTATAGATGAAAAGATTGATGACAACATTACATTATCTCGTCCGTCTGATGATATGCCTGAATCAATGGAAGTAAAACGACCAGAAATGAAACTGTTTGACGCACAGACAATATTACTAAATGAGCGTGAGAAAGCGCTTGATGTGAATTTAAAACCAAAATTCGGATTGTTTGTATCAGGACTGGTGGGGAATACAGGTCTGGATTTGATAAACAAAAGTATGTTGATGGCTGGCGCTAAACTAACTTGGAATATAGGCGGACTTTATACGAGGAAGAATGACAAAAGACAGATTGAGGCTAATAGACAACAGATTGAAAGTAATCGTCAGACATTTCTTTTCAATACAAGATTGCAGACAGTCGGAGAGACTTCTGTTATCAATGATCTGAAGGAAAAAATAAAGACAGATGATGATATTGTTGTACTTCGTACAAACATACGAAGCAAAGCTGAACGCAAAGTGGAAAACGGCACGTTGACTATCAATGAGATGCTGCGCCAGATAAATGCCGAGAGCGAGGCAAAGCAGGCTAAGGCTTTGCACGAGATTCAACTGCTGAAAGAGATTTACCAACTTAAAAATATTGGCAACTATTAA
- a CDS encoding ATP-binding cassette domain-containing protein, whose amino-acid sequence MTAIEIDKVTKHFGKVCALDDVSLSINQGELFGIIGPDGAGKTTLFRILATLLVPETGVASVDGFNTLTMMRDIRKRVGYMPGRFSLYQDLTVEENLKFFATLFNTTIEANYDSIRDIYSQIEPFKNRRAGALSGGMKQKLALCCALVHKPSILFLDEPTTGVDPVSRKEFWLILQKLRNTGMTIIVSTPYLDEVRQCGRIAFLNKGKICGVGAPDEILNEFKDVFCPEPLSHSDEAKVSEDNDVIVVDGLCKTFGTFHAVDHISFRVHRGEIFGFLGANGAGKTTAMRMLTGLSQPSGGKATVGGYDVSTQYEQIKKHIGYMSQKFSLYEDLKVWENIRLFAGIYGMNDKDIAQKTDSLLSRLGMSEHKDTIVKELPLGWKQKLAFSVSIFHKPEVVFLDEPTGGVDPSTRKEFWTLIYEAAAEGITVFVTTHYMDEAEYCDRISIMVDGQIKALGTPSELKHQFAVTDMDSVFTMLARKAQRKSD is encoded by the coding sequence ATGACAGCCATAGAAATAGATAAAGTCACTAAGCATTTCGGCAAGGTATGTGCGCTTGACGATGTCTCGCTAAGTATAAATCAAGGAGAACTCTTTGGTATTATTGGTCCTGACGGAGCCGGCAAGACAACTCTTTTCCGCATACTTGCCACATTGCTTGTTCCTGAAACCGGCGTAGCATCTGTTGATGGCTTTAACACCTTGACAATGATGCGCGACATCAGAAAGCGTGTGGGGTATATGCCTGGTAGGTTTTCGTTGTATCAAGACCTTACTGTAGAGGAAAACCTTAAGTTCTTCGCTACACTTTTCAATACGACAATAGAAGCAAACTATGATTCGATACGTGATATATATTCACAGATTGAACCGTTCAAGAACAGACGTGCTGGCGCTCTTTCTGGAGGAATGAAACAGAAACTAGCTCTTTGCTGTGCCCTTGTACATAAGCCAAGCATACTTTTTCTTGATGAACCAACTACAGGTGTAGATCCTGTTTCGCGCAAGGAGTTCTGGCTTATACTTCAAAAGTTGCGTAATACGGGAATGACAATAATTGTGTCTACTCCATATCTTGATGAAGTACGCCAATGCGGTAGGATAGCCTTTCTAAATAAAGGAAAGATATGTGGAGTAGGTGCTCCTGATGAAATACTGAATGAATTTAAGGATGTATTTTGCCCTGAACCGTTATCGCATTCAGATGAAGCAAAGGTTTCTGAAGATAATGATGTGATTGTTGTTGATGGATTGTGCAAGACATTTGGTACATTCCATGCTGTAGACCATATATCCTTTAGGGTACATAGAGGTGAAATATTCGGATTTCTTGGAGCCAATGGAGCTGGAAAGACTACGGCAATGCGCATGTTAACAGGATTAAGTCAGCCTTCTGGCGGTAAAGCTACAGTAGGCGGTTATGATGTATCTACGCAATACGAGCAGATAAAAAAGCATATAGGTTATATGAGTCAGAAGTTCTCTTTATATGAAGATCTTAAGGTTTGGGAAAATATACGCCTTTTTGCTGGCATATACGGCATGAACGATAAAGATATTGCACAAAAGACGGATTCTTTGCTCAGTCGTCTTGGTATGAGTGAACATAAAGATACTATCGTTAAGGAACTGCCGCTTGGATGGAAACAGAAGTTGGCTTTCTCAGTATCTATATTCCATAAACCCGAAGTTGTTTTCCTTGATGAACCAACAGGAGGTGTAGATCCGTCTACACGAAAGGAATTTTGGACATTGATTTACGAAGCTGCAGCCGAAGGTATCACAGTTTTCGTAACAACTCATTACATGGATGAGGCTGAATATTGTGACCGCATATCCATTATGGTAGACGGACAGATAAAGGCGCTTGGCACTCCATCGGAACTAAAACATCAGTTCGCCGTTACCGATATGGATAGTGTATTCACGATGTTAGCTAGAAAGGCACAACGAAAATCAGACTGA
- a CDS encoding C-GCAxxG-C-C family protein has protein sequence MNQERTLADIAADNYNNGYNCGQALVVAFAERYGFSKEQASQITAAFGGGLGRQRLTCGAVMGMGVLAGLEDGNSVPGEKDKVKTTFNAIQMMTEKFKEQYGSVTCGEILGLKGYAKAEGPAQHQEIPEAYKGRPCALKVKLAAQIFEDYLKSKGIAEDKQK, from the coding sequence ATGAATCAGGAAAGAACTCTTGCGGATATAGCCGCAGATAATTATAATAACGGATATAACTGCGGTCAAGCTTTGGTTGTGGCTTTTGCTGAACGTTATGGCTTTTCAAAGGAGCAGGCTTCACAGATTACTGCCGCTTTTGGTGGTGGATTGGGACGCCAGAGACTCACTTGTGGTGCTGTTATGGGAATGGGGGTCTTGGCTGGGCTTGAAGATGGTAATTCCGTACCTGGAGAAAAGGATAAGGTGAAAACTACATTCAATGCTATACAGATGATGACTGAAAAGTTTAAAGAGCAGTATGGATCTGTGACATGTGGTGAAATCTTAGGTTTGAAGGGATATGCTAAAGCTGAAGGTCCTGCTCAGCATCAGGAAATACCAGAAGCATATAAAGGCAGACCGTGTGCATTGAAGGTAAAGTTAGCCGCTCAGATATTTGAAGATTATCTTAAAAGTAAAGGCATAGCAGAGGATAAACAGAAATAG
- a CDS encoding helix-turn-helix domain-containing protein, translated as MESNRPIKLDFERIRDYIKLGILDNANAAYVAKDFAVLLSFNKLRKTFITLNQPYRFDELRVCCVKSGTGHAIINLIDYTINKGSMLFIGAGSIVQPICFTPDFDMEAISVNDELLQMLFNGRVPSCLISGESKTTIPMNEEEENIFHRLIEDAWLIIHSNSIDKDTFFCVTKAILCMYSNLNSKTGVNGEVHTHEREVFLKFINLVHKFSKKERSLGFYANKMCMSQRYLGTLISNASDTTAKEWIDKSVIAEAKVMLKHSDMQVSQISEALNFPNVSFFCKFFKRLTGTTPQGYKNE; from the coding sequence ATGGAAAGTAACAGACCTATAAAACTGGACTTCGAACGTATACGCGATTATATAAAACTAGGTATATTGGATAATGCTAATGCAGCGTACGTTGCAAAGGACTTCGCTGTATTACTGAGTTTCAACAAACTTAGAAAAACATTTATAACATTAAACCAACCATACAGATTTGATGAACTACGTGTATGCTGTGTAAAAAGCGGAACCGGCCATGCTATCATCAACCTTATTGACTATACTATAAATAAAGGTTCGATGTTGTTTATCGGAGCTGGGAGCATTGTACAACCTATATGTTTTACCCCTGATTTCGATATGGAGGCTATATCTGTAAACGACGAGTTACTGCAAATGTTATTTAATGGGAGAGTCCCGTCATGCTTAATTAGCGGTGAGAGTAAAACGACAATACCGATGAATGAAGAAGAAGAGAACATATTTCACAGACTTATAGAAGATGCATGGCTGATAATACATTCAAACAGTATTGACAAAGATACGTTCTTTTGTGTTACGAAAGCAATACTATGCATGTATAGCAACTTAAACAGCAAAACAGGAGTTAATGGCGAAGTGCATACTCATGAACGTGAGGTATTTCTTAAATTTATAAACCTTGTACATAAATTCAGTAAAAAAGAACGTTCACTTGGTTTTTACGCAAACAAGATGTGCATGTCGCAACGCTATCTTGGAACATTAATAAGTAATGCCAGCGATACTACAGCAAAAGAATGGATAGATAAATCGGTAATCGCTGAAGCTAAGGTTATGCTTAAACATTCAGATATGCAGGTTTCACAAATCAGTGAAGCGCTAAACTTTCCAAATGTAAGTTTTTTCTGTAAATTCTTCAAACGCTTGACTGGTACAACTCCACAAGGATATAAAAACGAATAG
- a CDS encoding ABC transporter permease has translation MILRYLIEKEFKQIRRNAFLPKMIIMFPIVIMLVIPWITNLEIKNISLLVVDNDRTTTSQRLVHEMEASNYFIFKGMSSSYDEALKEMEKGSADIIAVIPQHYSRDLVNTRPAHILIASNSVNGTKGSMGAAYLSNIVIPSTGKLPISVLNLFNTYQDYKVFMIPALMAILLILFCGFMPALNIVGEKEVGTIEQINVTPVGKFSFIMAKIIPYWVIGLVVMTICFILSWAVYGITSAGPLAVIYLIAIIMALIMSSLGLIISNYSSTMQQAMLVMWFCMVCFILLSGLFTPVRSMPDWAQYLTEINPMHYFIDAMRIVFIRGGNLFEIMPQFIALMSFSAVMGTWAVVSYRKNN, from the coding sequence ATGATACTAAGATACCTCATAGAAAAAGAGTTCAAGCAGATACGTCGTAATGCGTTTCTGCCAAAAATGATTATAATGTTTCCCATTGTGATTATGCTTGTTATTCCTTGGATTACCAACTTGGAAATAAAAAATATATCCCTGCTGGTCGTAGACAATGACCGAACAACTACATCACAACGACTGGTACACGAGATGGAGGCTTCTAATTATTTCATCTTTAAAGGGATGTCTTCGTCTTATGATGAAGCCTTAAAGGAGATGGAAAAGGGGAGCGCTGATATTATAGCCGTGATTCCGCAGCATTATTCACGCGATTTGGTAAACACTCGCCCTGCACATATACTTATTGCGTCCAACTCTGTAAATGGAACAAAAGGTAGTATGGGAGCGGCTTATCTGTCGAATATCGTAATCCCATCAACGGGGAAACTTCCAATATCTGTGCTTAATCTATTTAATACTTATCAGGACTATAAAGTGTTTATGATTCCGGCACTCATGGCAATACTACTTATTCTCTTTTGTGGTTTTATGCCTGCGCTCAATATCGTGGGTGAGAAGGAAGTTGGAACTATCGAACAGATAAATGTAACACCTGTTGGCAAGTTCTCGTTTATCATGGCAAAGATTATACCTTATTGGGTGATTGGGCTTGTCGTGATGACAATATGCTTTATTCTTTCATGGGCTGTTTATGGTATCACGTCGGCAGGGCCGTTGGCGGTGATATATCTCATCGCAATAATCATGGCACTTATTATGAGTTCGCTCGGACTTATCATATCCAATTATAGTAGCACCATGCAGCAGGCAATGCTGGTGATGTGGTTCTGCATGGTATGTTTTATCCTTTTAAGCGGACTGTTCACGCCAGTCCGTAGTATGCCTGATTGGGCTCAATATCTAACAGAAATAAATCCAATGCACTACTTTATAGATGCAATGCGTATCGTGTTTATTCGTGGTGGAAATCTATTCGAAATAATGCCTCAATTTATTGCTCTTATGTCCTTTTCTGCCGTTATGGGTACATGGGCAGTGGTGAGTTACAGGAAGAACAATTGA
- the eat gene encoding ethanolamine permease — MGKQKSTLKRKLNAFHLWGIAVGLVISGDYFGWSYGWASGGTLGFLIATLFVAVMYVTFIFSFTEMSCAIPQAGGPFAYARRAFGPIGGFFAGTFTLIEYVCAPPSIALAIGAYFSDLVPGLSPVAIAIVAYGLFVALNLCGVSAAATFELAVTIIAICELLVFMGVVAPGFELTNFLSHGWAGSDTFSMGTIGGICASIPFAIWFFLAIEGASMSAEEAKNPQVTVKKGFITGIITLVILAAGVMMFAGGSGDWKQLSNLNDPLPKAMMMVVGQKSSWVHMLVFLGLFGLLASFHGIIMEAGRQIFALSRAGYLPKSLSWVNIRAVPHWAIISTAVFGIICVLCNGFDPFFNGQSLTANIITLACFGSITMYIISMMSLFRLRKTEPNLERPYKAICYPAFPIIALIGAVICFVLMIYYNFNVFVAFIIIMALCYGYYVYNRKAIKEDFVVIDDNAPEVEDEIESDVESEGELIGETVYVQDSDRKHNI; from the coding sequence ATGGGTAAGCAAAAGTCAACATTGAAGCGTAAGTTGAACGCTTTTCATTTGTGGGGAATAGCTGTAGGATTGGTTATTTCAGGAGATTATTTCGGATGGAGTTACGGTTGGGCATCAGGAGGAACCCTTGGGTTCTTAATAGCAACTTTATTTGTTGCGGTGATGTATGTAACTTTTATATTCAGTTTTACAGAGATGTCATGTGCTATTCCTCAAGCAGGAGGTCCGTTTGCCTATGCTCGCAGAGCGTTTGGACCCATTGGGGGATTCTTTGCGGGTACATTTACACTTATAGAATATGTTTGCGCACCTCCATCCATAGCATTAGCTATCGGAGCATATTTCAGTGATCTAGTACCAGGATTAAGCCCTGTTGCTATCGCAATTGTAGCTTACGGACTTTTTGTTGCCTTAAATCTTTGCGGAGTTTCAGCGGCTGCTACATTTGAACTCGCTGTTACGATAATAGCTATATGCGAGTTGCTCGTCTTTATGGGCGTAGTGGCACCTGGTTTTGAATTAACAAACTTTCTTTCACACGGCTGGGCCGGTTCAGACACATTCTCTATGGGGACGATAGGTGGTATATGCGCTTCAATACCGTTCGCAATATGGTTCTTCCTCGCAATAGAAGGAGCCTCTATGAGTGCAGAAGAAGCAAAAAATCCACAAGTTACAGTTAAGAAAGGATTTATTACGGGTATTATAACTCTAGTAATTCTTGCTGCTGGCGTAATGATGTTTGCTGGTGGATCAGGTGATTGGAAACAATTATCCAACCTAAATGACCCTCTGCCTAAAGCTATGATGATGGTAGTAGGTCAAAAGAGTAGTTGGGTACATATGTTAGTCTTCCTTGGACTCTTTGGACTCTTGGCTTCATTCCATGGAATAATAATGGAGGCTGGTCGTCAGATATTTGCACTGTCACGTGCTGGTTATCTACCAAAGTCATTAAGCTGGGTTAACATACGCGCTGTTCCACATTGGGCAATCATAAGTACAGCCGTTTTCGGTATCATCTGTGTTCTATGCAATGGTTTTGATCCATTCTTTAATGGTCAGTCGCTTACTGCAAATATTATAACACTGGCATGTTTTGGTTCCATCACAATGTATATCATATCAATGATGTCTCTATTCAGACTCCGTAAGACAGAGCCCAATCTGGAACGTCCTTACAAGGCAATCTGTTACCCTGCCTTCCCTATAATAGCATTGATAGGAGCTGTGATATGTTTTGTACTGATGATATACTATAATTTCAATGTATTTGTTGCATTTATAATAATAATGGCATTATGCTATGGTTACTATGTGTACAACCGTAAAGCTATAAAGGAAGACTTTGTTGTAATAGACGATAATGCGCCAGAGGTAGAAGACGAGATTGAGTCAGATGTAGAATCTGAAGGTGAACTAATAGGAGAGACAGTATATGTACAAGATAGCGATAGGAAACATAACATATAG
- a CDS encoding HlyD family secretion protein: protein METRKFIIWVSMATMFAACSSDKKSYDATGTFETTEVTVAAEQTGRIMAFDITEGQNIDCGKQVGLIDTVQLQLKAMQVGVTRETFENQKPDVQKQIAALRQQLATAQREQRRSAGLVRDGAANQKQLDDANSAVLVLRRQLEAQISILGNSTRSLSSQSSATGIERSQVIDQLRKCHIVAPISGVILEKYVEKGDFATIGKPLFKIADMNNVYLRAYITSGQLEKVKVGQKVKVFSDYGDNKRKEYNGTVTWISEHSEFTPKTIQTDDERADLVYAVKILVRNDGYIKLGMYGEVNF from the coding sequence ATGGAAACAAGAAAATTTATTATATGGGTTTCAATGGCGACGATGTTCGCAGCGTGTTCATCAGATAAGAAGAGTTATGATGCCACTGGTACTTTCGAGACCACAGAAGTTACTGTAGCTGCCGAACAGACAGGACGTATAATGGCTTTTGATATAACAGAAGGACAGAATATAGATTGCGGTAAGCAAGTGGGACTCATTGATACCGTGCAGTTGCAGTTAAAGGCTATGCAGGTTGGAGTGACACGAGAAACTTTTGAAAATCAAAAACCAGATGTGCAGAAACAGATTGCGGCATTACGCCAACAGTTGGCTACTGCACAAAGAGAACAGCGCAGGTCTGCTGGTCTAGTTAGAGACGGAGCGGCAAACCAGAAGCAGTTGGATGATGCTAACTCGGCAGTGCTAGTCTTGCGTCGTCAGTTGGAAGCGCAGATATCTATATTGGGTAACAGTACCAGAAGTTTGTCTAGTCAGAGCAGTGCTACAGGAATAGAACGTTCACAGGTAATTGACCAATTGCGCAAATGCCATATTGTGGCTCCAATAAGCGGTGTTATACTAGAAAAATATGTGGAAAAAGGCGATTTTGCCACAATAGGAAAACCTTTATTCAAGATAGCAGATATGAATAACGTTTATCTTCGTGCTTACATCACATCAGGACAGCTTGAAAAGGTGAAAGTAGGTCAGAAAGTAAAGGTGTTCAGTGACTATGGAGACAATAAACGCAAAGAATATAATGGTACGGTTACATGGATTTCTGAACATTCAGAGTTCACTCCAAAGACAATACAGACAGATGATGAACGTGCTGACCTTGTTTATGCAGTTAAAATACTTGTCAGAAATGACGGATATATTAAACTAGGCATGTATGGTGAAGTAAATTTCTAG
- a CDS encoding 4Fe-4S binding protein, giving the protein MFLSSSFIVSMLALFLKSNLSEPFIIAPFMLFFNVYFTIIASKNLQKSSAIQNISVTLSSVIIVIIVCNVLIFNTLNLQQFSLIIKFYIFIIHRTHVIVNDEVCIVCGLCEKSCPAGVMYNVKVA; this is encoded by the coding sequence ATGTTCTTAAGTTCTTCATTCATAGTCTCAATGTTAGCCCTTTTCCTTAAGAGTAACTTATCTGAGCCTTTCATAATAGCTCCTTTCATGTTATTCTTCAATGTGTATTTTACTATCATAGCATCAAAAAACTTGCAGAAATCATCTGCAATACAAAATATTTCAGTAACTTTGTCCTCGGTGATCATTGTGATTATTGTTTGTAATGTTTTGATTTTTAACACATTAAATTTACAGCAATTTTCACTAATCATCAAATTTTACATATTTATAATTCATCGAACTCACGTTATAGTAAATGACGAGGTGTGTATAGTATGCGGACTGTGTGAAAAGTCTTGTCCAGCTGGTGTAATGTATAATGTTAAGGTTGCATGA